From Salvia splendens isolate huo1 chromosome 3, SspV2, whole genome shotgun sequence, a single genomic window includes:
- the LOC121795632 gene encoding importin-11-like isoform X3, giving the protein MALTVSDLPMIYGLLANAVSSDINVLKSAEDALVQLESRPGFCSCLMEVITAKDLASQTDVRLMASVYFKNSVNRYWRNRRDSTGLSNEEKLHLRQKLLSHLREENHQIARTLAVLISKIARIDYPKEWSHLLSVLAQELRSADTLTSHRIFLILFRILKELSTKRLTSDQRTFSEIASQFFDYSWDLWQTDLQKMLHGFFLLAQNNPELHQDDMYLICERWFLCSKIIRQLIVSGFQSDSKSIQEVQPVKKVCPVMLNAIQSFLPYYSSFQEKHPKFLEFLKKSCTKLLKISIAFHQRHPYSFGDQNVIRPVVDFCLNKIMNPEPDVLSFEGFLIQCMVMMKSVLECKEYKPFLTGRVMDDNRVSLQDVKKNVSSVVAGFLASLLPSERVVLLCNILIRRYFVLTAGDVEEWYQNPESFYHKQDSILWSERLRPCAEALYIVLFENNSQLLGPVVVSILQEAMNGCPSSVTEINPQLLLKDAAYGAAAYVYYELSTYLSFKDWFNGALSVELTNDNPNMRIIHRKVALILGQWVSEIKDDTRRPVYCALIKLLQEGDLCVRLAASRSLYFHIEDANFSEQDFSDLLPVCWDSCFKLVEDVQEFDSKVQVLNTISSLIGRITEVIPYANKLVMFFHKAWEESSGESLLQIQLLTALKNFVAALGYQSSICYNLLMPILQSVINANSPDELLEDSMLLWEATLTHAVAMVPQLLGFFPCLVEILDRSFDYLKVAASIIEGYIVLGGLEFLNMHAQTLSKLLDLVIGNVNDKGLLSILPLVDVLVQCFPAEVPQLISTTVQKLIVICLSRGDDHDPSKTAVKTASAAILARILVMNINYLAQLTSDPLLLAHLQKAGISSEESILLCLIDVWLDKVDNVISTQRKTFALALSIILTLRMSQVLDKLEQILGVCTSVILGGTEELTEEESSDNMQSSKMEVPSKELRRRQIKFSDPINQIPLESSLKDNLQTCSALHGELFNTAMSKIHPSSFAQLKRALNMP; this is encoded by the exons ATGGCGCTCACCGTCTCAGACTTGCCGATGATATACGGACTGCTCGCGAATGCAGTGAGCAGCGACATAAATGTGCTGAAGTCGGCGGAAGATGCTCTCGTGCAATTGGAGAGTAGGCCTGGTTTCTGCTCTTGTCTAATG GAGGTGATAACGGCGAAGGATTTAGCATCGCAGACCGATGTGAGATTGATGGCGTCAGTTTATTTTAAGAACAGCGTTAATCGGTATTGGAGGAACAGGCGTGATTCAAC GGGACTGAGCAATGAAGAGAAATTGCATTTACGGCAAAAGTTATTGTCACACTTGAGAGAAGAAAATCACCAG ATAGCTCGTACGTTGGCCGTGTTGATCTCAAAAATCGCTCGGATAGACTACCCAAAAGAATG GTCACACTTGCTTTCTGTGTTAGCACAAGAGCTTCGGTCAGCTGATACATTAACTTCACATAGAATATTCTTGATTCTTTTCCGGATTTTGAAGGAGTTATCGACCAAACGTCTTACTTCTGACCAAAGGACCTTCTCTGAG ATAGCATCTCAATTCTTTGATTACAGCTGGGACCTTTGGCAGACTGACCTACAAAAAATGTTGCACGGTTTTTTTCTGCTAGCTCAAAATAATCCTGAGTTGCACCAGGATGATATGTACTTGATCTGTGAAAGATGGTTTCTATGTTCAAAGATAATACGCCAACTCATAGTTTCTGGCTTCCAAAGTGATTCGAAATCTATACAG GAGGTACAACCCGTCAAGAAGGTCTGCCCGGTTATGCTGAATGCAATCCAGTCATTTTTGCCATACT ATTCTTCTTTTCAAGAGAAACATCCTAAATTCTTGGAATTCCTGAAGAAATCATGCACTAAATTGCTGAAGATTTCAATAGCTTTTCATCAACGACATCCTTACTCATTTGGTGACCAAAATGTCATTCGGCCTGTTGTTGATTTCTGCTTGAATAAGATAATGAATCCAGAGCCAGATGTATTGTCATTTGAAGGTTTCTTGATCCAGTGCATGGTGATGATGAAGTCTGTCCTAGAATGTAAAGAATACAAGCCATTCTTGACTGGTCGTGTTATGGATGACAACCGGGTCTCACTTCAGGATGTGAAGAAGAATGTATCAAGTGTAGTTGCTGGCTTTTTGGCTTCATTGCTGCCCAGTGAGCGAGTGGTGCTACTATGTAACATATTGATAAGGAG GTATTTTGTTTTAACAGCTGGTGATGTAGAAGAATGGTATCAGAATCCTGAGTCATTTTATCACAAGCAGGATTCTATTTTGTGGTCAGAGAGATTAAGACCATGTGCTGAAGCATTGTACATAGTCTTGTTTGAGAATAACAGCCAA TTGCTAGGTCCAGTTGTGGTTTCAATTCTTCAGGAGGCAATGAACGGATGTCCTTCTTCTGTTACtgaaataaatccacaattgCTTCTCAAGGATGCTGCGTATGGTGCGGCAGCATACGTCTATTATGAACTCTCAACTTATCTGAGCTTTAAAGACTG GTTCAATGGCGCATTATCTGTTGAACTAACAAATGATAATCCAAACATGCGGATCATCCACAGGAAAGTTGCATTGATCCTGGGGCAGTGGGTCTCAGAG ATTAAGGATGATACCAGACGACCAGTATATTGCGCTTTAATAAAATTGCTTCAGGAGGGAGACTTGTGTGTCAGG TTGGCTGCATCCCGATCTTTGTATTTCCATATTGAAGATGCAAATTTCTCAGAGCAAGACTTTTCAGATCTTCTTCCAGTATGCTGGGACTCATGTTTCAAATTGGTGGAAGATGTACAAGAATTTGACTCAAAA GTTCAAGTTTTGAATACAATTTCTAGTCTTATTGGACGCATCACTGAAGTTATTCCTTATGCAAACAAATTGGTGATGTTTTTCCACAAG GCTTGGGAAGAATCTTCTGGTGAAAGCCTTCTGCAGATTCAGCTTCTTACAGCTCTAAAGAACTTTGTTGCTGCACTGGGTTATCAGTCATCTATCTGTTACAACTTGTTGATGCCCATATTACAGAGTGTGATTAATGCTAATAGCCCTGATGAACTTTTGGAAGATAGCATGCTG TTATGGGAGGCTACTCTTACTCATGCAGTTGCAATGGTGCCTCAGCTTTTGGGTTTCTTCCCATGTTTGGTTGAAATCTTGGATAGGAGTTTTGATTATTTAAAG GTGGCTGCCAGCATTATTGAAGGCTACATAGTTCTTGGTGGTTTAGAGTTCCTCAATATGCATGCACAGACACTTTCAAAATTGCTTGATCTAGTTATTGGTAATGTCAATGATAAAGGGCTGCTTTCAATTCTTCCACTAGTGGATGTTTTAGTTCAG TGCTTTCCTGCTGAAGTGCCCCAACTAATCAGCACCACTGTGCAG AAACTAATTGTCATATGCCTGAGCCGGGGAGATGATCATGATCCTTCAAAGACAGCAGTGAAAACGGCATCAGCTGCGATACTTGCGAGGATTTTGGTCATGAATATCAATTATCTTGCACAACTCACATCAGATCCATTGTTGTTAGCACATCTTCAAAAGGCTGGGATCTCAAGTGAAGAAAGCATACTTCTTTGCCTGATTGACGTGTGGCTTGACAAG GTTGATAATGTCATTTCCACGCAAAGAAAGACATTTGCTCTAGCCCTTTCTATAATTCTAACGTTGAGAATGTCTCAAGTTCTTGATAAACTTGAGCAGATCCTTGG TGTATGCACAAGTGTGATATTGGGTGGAACCGAGGAGTTGACAGAAGAGGAATCAAG CGATAACATGCAATCTAGCAAGATGGAGGTCCCAAGCAAAGAATTACGGAGGAGACAG ATCAAGTTCTCTGACCCTATTAACCAAATTCCGCTGGAGAGTTCGCTCAAGGACAACCTCCAGACATGCTCTGCTCTCCATGGAGAATTGTTTAATACCGCTATGTCCAAAATTCATCCTTCCTCATTCGCTCAACTGAAACGCGCATTAAATATGCCATAA
- the LOC121795632 gene encoding importin-11-like isoform X2, with translation MALTVSDLPMIYGLLANAVSSDINVLKSAEDALVQLESRPGFCSCLMEVITAKDLASQTDVRLMASVYFKNSVNRYWRNRRDSTGLSNEEKLHLRQKLLSHLREENHQIARTLAVLISKIARIDYPKEWSHLLSVLAQELRSADTLTSHRIFLILFRILKELSTKRLTSDQRTFSEIASQFFDYSWDLWQTDLQKMLHGFFLLAQNNPELHQDDMYLICERWFLCSKIIRQLIVSGFQSDSKSIQEVQPVKKVCPVMLNAIQSFLPYYSSFQEKHPKFLEFLKKSCTKLLKISIAFHQRHPYSFGDQNVIRPVVDFCLNKIMNPEPDVLSFEGFLIQCMVMMKSVLECKEYKPFLTGRVMDDNRVSLQDVKKNVSSVVAGFLASLLPSERVVLLCNILIRRYFVLTAGDVEEWYQNPESFYHKQDSILWSERLRPCAEALYIVLFENNSQLLGPVVVSILQEAMNGCPSSVTEINPQLLLKDAAYGAAAYVYYELSTYLSFKDWFNGALSVELTNDNPNMRIIHRKVALILGQWVSEIKDDTRRPVYCALIKLLQEGDLCVRLAASRSLYFHIEDANFSEQDFSDLLPVCWDSCFKLVEDVQEFDSKVQVLNTISSLIGRITEVIPYANKLVMFFHKAWEESSGESLLQIQLLTALKNFVAALGYQSSICYNLLMPILQSVINANSPDELLEDSMLLWEATLTHAVAMVPQLLGFFPCLVEILDRSFDYLKVAASIIEGYIVLGGLEFLNMHAQTLSKLLDLVIGNVNDKGLLSILPLVDVLVQCFPAEVPQLISTTVQKLIVICLSRGDDHDPSKTAVKTASAAILARILVMNINYLAQLTSDPLLLAHLQKAGISSEESILLCLIDVWLDKVDNVISTQRKTFALALSIILTLRMSQVLDKLEQILGVCTSVILGGTEELTEEESSSDNMQSSKMEVPSKELRRRQIKFSDPINQIPLESSLKDNLQTCSALHGELFNTAMSKIHPSSFAQLKRALNMP, from the exons ATGGCGCTCACCGTCTCAGACTTGCCGATGATATACGGACTGCTCGCGAATGCAGTGAGCAGCGACATAAATGTGCTGAAGTCGGCGGAAGATGCTCTCGTGCAATTGGAGAGTAGGCCTGGTTTCTGCTCTTGTCTAATG GAGGTGATAACGGCGAAGGATTTAGCATCGCAGACCGATGTGAGATTGATGGCGTCAGTTTATTTTAAGAACAGCGTTAATCGGTATTGGAGGAACAGGCGTGATTCAAC GGGACTGAGCAATGAAGAGAAATTGCATTTACGGCAAAAGTTATTGTCACACTTGAGAGAAGAAAATCACCAG ATAGCTCGTACGTTGGCCGTGTTGATCTCAAAAATCGCTCGGATAGACTACCCAAAAGAATG GTCACACTTGCTTTCTGTGTTAGCACAAGAGCTTCGGTCAGCTGATACATTAACTTCACATAGAATATTCTTGATTCTTTTCCGGATTTTGAAGGAGTTATCGACCAAACGTCTTACTTCTGACCAAAGGACCTTCTCTGAG ATAGCATCTCAATTCTTTGATTACAGCTGGGACCTTTGGCAGACTGACCTACAAAAAATGTTGCACGGTTTTTTTCTGCTAGCTCAAAATAATCCTGAGTTGCACCAGGATGATATGTACTTGATCTGTGAAAGATGGTTTCTATGTTCAAAGATAATACGCCAACTCATAGTTTCTGGCTTCCAAAGTGATTCGAAATCTATACAG GAGGTACAACCCGTCAAGAAGGTCTGCCCGGTTATGCTGAATGCAATCCAGTCATTTTTGCCATACT ATTCTTCTTTTCAAGAGAAACATCCTAAATTCTTGGAATTCCTGAAGAAATCATGCACTAAATTGCTGAAGATTTCAATAGCTTTTCATCAACGACATCCTTACTCATTTGGTGACCAAAATGTCATTCGGCCTGTTGTTGATTTCTGCTTGAATAAGATAATGAATCCAGAGCCAGATGTATTGTCATTTGAAGGTTTCTTGATCCAGTGCATGGTGATGATGAAGTCTGTCCTAGAATGTAAAGAATACAAGCCATTCTTGACTGGTCGTGTTATGGATGACAACCGGGTCTCACTTCAGGATGTGAAGAAGAATGTATCAAGTGTAGTTGCTGGCTTTTTGGCTTCATTGCTGCCCAGTGAGCGAGTGGTGCTACTATGTAACATATTGATAAGGAG GTATTTTGTTTTAACAGCTGGTGATGTAGAAGAATGGTATCAGAATCCTGAGTCATTTTATCACAAGCAGGATTCTATTTTGTGGTCAGAGAGATTAAGACCATGTGCTGAAGCATTGTACATAGTCTTGTTTGAGAATAACAGCCAA TTGCTAGGTCCAGTTGTGGTTTCAATTCTTCAGGAGGCAATGAACGGATGTCCTTCTTCTGTTACtgaaataaatccacaattgCTTCTCAAGGATGCTGCGTATGGTGCGGCAGCATACGTCTATTATGAACTCTCAACTTATCTGAGCTTTAAAGACTG GTTCAATGGCGCATTATCTGTTGAACTAACAAATGATAATCCAAACATGCGGATCATCCACAGGAAAGTTGCATTGATCCTGGGGCAGTGGGTCTCAGAG ATTAAGGATGATACCAGACGACCAGTATATTGCGCTTTAATAAAATTGCTTCAGGAGGGAGACTTGTGTGTCAGG TTGGCTGCATCCCGATCTTTGTATTTCCATATTGAAGATGCAAATTTCTCAGAGCAAGACTTTTCAGATCTTCTTCCAGTATGCTGGGACTCATGTTTCAAATTGGTGGAAGATGTACAAGAATTTGACTCAAAA GTTCAAGTTTTGAATACAATTTCTAGTCTTATTGGACGCATCACTGAAGTTATTCCTTATGCAAACAAATTGGTGATGTTTTTCCACAAG GCTTGGGAAGAATCTTCTGGTGAAAGCCTTCTGCAGATTCAGCTTCTTACAGCTCTAAAGAACTTTGTTGCTGCACTGGGTTATCAGTCATCTATCTGTTACAACTTGTTGATGCCCATATTACAGAGTGTGATTAATGCTAATAGCCCTGATGAACTTTTGGAAGATAGCATGCTG TTATGGGAGGCTACTCTTACTCATGCAGTTGCAATGGTGCCTCAGCTTTTGGGTTTCTTCCCATGTTTGGTTGAAATCTTGGATAGGAGTTTTGATTATTTAAAG GTGGCTGCCAGCATTATTGAAGGCTACATAGTTCTTGGTGGTTTAGAGTTCCTCAATATGCATGCACAGACACTTTCAAAATTGCTTGATCTAGTTATTGGTAATGTCAATGATAAAGGGCTGCTTTCAATTCTTCCACTAGTGGATGTTTTAGTTCAG TGCTTTCCTGCTGAAGTGCCCCAACTAATCAGCACCACTGTGCAG AAACTAATTGTCATATGCCTGAGCCGGGGAGATGATCATGATCCTTCAAAGACAGCAGTGAAAACGGCATCAGCTGCGATACTTGCGAGGATTTTGGTCATGAATATCAATTATCTTGCACAACTCACATCAGATCCATTGTTGTTAGCACATCTTCAAAAGGCTGGGATCTCAAGTGAAGAAAGCATACTTCTTTGCCTGATTGACGTGTGGCTTGACAAG GTTGATAATGTCATTTCCACGCAAAGAAAGACATTTGCTCTAGCCCTTTCTATAATTCTAACGTTGAGAATGTCTCAAGTTCTTGATAAACTTGAGCAGATCCTTGG TGTATGCACAAGTGTGATATTGGGTGGAACCGAGGAGTTGACAGAAGAGGAATCAAG TAGCGATAACATGCAATCTAGCAAGATGGAGGTCCCAAGCAAAGAATTACGGAGGAGACAG ATCAAGTTCTCTGACCCTATTAACCAAATTCCGCTGGAGAGTTCGCTCAAGGACAACCTCCAGACATGCTCTGCTCTCCATGGAGAATTGTTTAATACCGCTATGTCCAAAATTCATCCTTCCTCATTCGCTCAACTGAAACGCGCATTAAATATGCCATAA
- the LOC121795632 gene encoding importin-11-like isoform X1, whose amino-acid sequence MALTVSDLPMIYGLLANAVSSDINVLKSAEDALVQLESRPGFCSCLMEVITAKDLASQTDVRLMASVYFKNSVNRYWRNRRDSTGLSNEEKLHLRQKLLSHLREENHQIARTLAVLISKIARIDYPKEWSHLLSVLAQELRSADTLTSHRIFLILFRILKELSTKRLTSDQRTFSEIASQFFDYSWDLWQTDLQKMLHGFFLLAQNNPELHQDDMYLICERWFLCSKIIRQLIVSGFQSDSKSIQEVQPVKKVCPVMLNAIQSFLPYYSSFQEKHPKFLEFLKKSCTKLLKISIAFHQRHPYSFGDQNVIRPVVDFCLNKIMNPEPDVLSFEGFLIQCMVMMKSVLECKEYKPFLTGRVMDDNRVSLQDVKKNVSSVVAGFLASLLPSERVVLLCNILIRRYFVLTAGDVEEWYQNPESFYHKQDSILWSERLRPCAEALYIVLFENNSQLLGPVVVSILQEAMNGCPSSVTEINPQLLLKDAAYGAAAYVYYELSTYLSFKDWFNGALSVELTNDNPNMRIIHRKVALILGQWVSEIKDDTRRPVYCALIKLLQEGDLCVRLAASRSLYFHIEDANFSEQDFSDLLPVCWDSCFKLVEDVQEFDSKVQVLNTISSLIGRITEVIPYANKLVMFFHKAWEESSGESLLQIQLLTALKNFVAALGYQSSICYNLLMPILQSVINANSPDELLEDSMLLWEATLTHAVAMVPQLLGFFPCLVEILDRSFDYLKVAASIIEGYIVLGGLEFLNMHAQTLSKLLDLVIGNVNDKGLLSILPLVDVLVQCFPAEVPQLISTTVQKLIVICLSRGDDHDPSKTAVKTASAAILARILVMNINYLAQLTSDPLLLAHLQKAGISSEESILLCLIDVWLDKVDNVISTQRKTFALALSIILTLRMSQVLDKLEQILGVCTSVILGGTEELTEEESSLLPYSSDNMQSSKMEVPSKELRRRQIKFSDPINQIPLESSLKDNLQTCSALHGELFNTAMSKIHPSSFAQLKRALNMP is encoded by the exons ATGGCGCTCACCGTCTCAGACTTGCCGATGATATACGGACTGCTCGCGAATGCAGTGAGCAGCGACATAAATGTGCTGAAGTCGGCGGAAGATGCTCTCGTGCAATTGGAGAGTAGGCCTGGTTTCTGCTCTTGTCTAATG GAGGTGATAACGGCGAAGGATTTAGCATCGCAGACCGATGTGAGATTGATGGCGTCAGTTTATTTTAAGAACAGCGTTAATCGGTATTGGAGGAACAGGCGTGATTCAAC GGGACTGAGCAATGAAGAGAAATTGCATTTACGGCAAAAGTTATTGTCACACTTGAGAGAAGAAAATCACCAG ATAGCTCGTACGTTGGCCGTGTTGATCTCAAAAATCGCTCGGATAGACTACCCAAAAGAATG GTCACACTTGCTTTCTGTGTTAGCACAAGAGCTTCGGTCAGCTGATACATTAACTTCACATAGAATATTCTTGATTCTTTTCCGGATTTTGAAGGAGTTATCGACCAAACGTCTTACTTCTGACCAAAGGACCTTCTCTGAG ATAGCATCTCAATTCTTTGATTACAGCTGGGACCTTTGGCAGACTGACCTACAAAAAATGTTGCACGGTTTTTTTCTGCTAGCTCAAAATAATCCTGAGTTGCACCAGGATGATATGTACTTGATCTGTGAAAGATGGTTTCTATGTTCAAAGATAATACGCCAACTCATAGTTTCTGGCTTCCAAAGTGATTCGAAATCTATACAG GAGGTACAACCCGTCAAGAAGGTCTGCCCGGTTATGCTGAATGCAATCCAGTCATTTTTGCCATACT ATTCTTCTTTTCAAGAGAAACATCCTAAATTCTTGGAATTCCTGAAGAAATCATGCACTAAATTGCTGAAGATTTCAATAGCTTTTCATCAACGACATCCTTACTCATTTGGTGACCAAAATGTCATTCGGCCTGTTGTTGATTTCTGCTTGAATAAGATAATGAATCCAGAGCCAGATGTATTGTCATTTGAAGGTTTCTTGATCCAGTGCATGGTGATGATGAAGTCTGTCCTAGAATGTAAAGAATACAAGCCATTCTTGACTGGTCGTGTTATGGATGACAACCGGGTCTCACTTCAGGATGTGAAGAAGAATGTATCAAGTGTAGTTGCTGGCTTTTTGGCTTCATTGCTGCCCAGTGAGCGAGTGGTGCTACTATGTAACATATTGATAAGGAG GTATTTTGTTTTAACAGCTGGTGATGTAGAAGAATGGTATCAGAATCCTGAGTCATTTTATCACAAGCAGGATTCTATTTTGTGGTCAGAGAGATTAAGACCATGTGCTGAAGCATTGTACATAGTCTTGTTTGAGAATAACAGCCAA TTGCTAGGTCCAGTTGTGGTTTCAATTCTTCAGGAGGCAATGAACGGATGTCCTTCTTCTGTTACtgaaataaatccacaattgCTTCTCAAGGATGCTGCGTATGGTGCGGCAGCATACGTCTATTATGAACTCTCAACTTATCTGAGCTTTAAAGACTG GTTCAATGGCGCATTATCTGTTGAACTAACAAATGATAATCCAAACATGCGGATCATCCACAGGAAAGTTGCATTGATCCTGGGGCAGTGGGTCTCAGAG ATTAAGGATGATACCAGACGACCAGTATATTGCGCTTTAATAAAATTGCTTCAGGAGGGAGACTTGTGTGTCAGG TTGGCTGCATCCCGATCTTTGTATTTCCATATTGAAGATGCAAATTTCTCAGAGCAAGACTTTTCAGATCTTCTTCCAGTATGCTGGGACTCATGTTTCAAATTGGTGGAAGATGTACAAGAATTTGACTCAAAA GTTCAAGTTTTGAATACAATTTCTAGTCTTATTGGACGCATCACTGAAGTTATTCCTTATGCAAACAAATTGGTGATGTTTTTCCACAAG GCTTGGGAAGAATCTTCTGGTGAAAGCCTTCTGCAGATTCAGCTTCTTACAGCTCTAAAGAACTTTGTTGCTGCACTGGGTTATCAGTCATCTATCTGTTACAACTTGTTGATGCCCATATTACAGAGTGTGATTAATGCTAATAGCCCTGATGAACTTTTGGAAGATAGCATGCTG TTATGGGAGGCTACTCTTACTCATGCAGTTGCAATGGTGCCTCAGCTTTTGGGTTTCTTCCCATGTTTGGTTGAAATCTTGGATAGGAGTTTTGATTATTTAAAG GTGGCTGCCAGCATTATTGAAGGCTACATAGTTCTTGGTGGTTTAGAGTTCCTCAATATGCATGCACAGACACTTTCAAAATTGCTTGATCTAGTTATTGGTAATGTCAATGATAAAGGGCTGCTTTCAATTCTTCCACTAGTGGATGTTTTAGTTCAG TGCTTTCCTGCTGAAGTGCCCCAACTAATCAGCACCACTGTGCAG AAACTAATTGTCATATGCCTGAGCCGGGGAGATGATCATGATCCTTCAAAGACAGCAGTGAAAACGGCATCAGCTGCGATACTTGCGAGGATTTTGGTCATGAATATCAATTATCTTGCACAACTCACATCAGATCCATTGTTGTTAGCACATCTTCAAAAGGCTGGGATCTCAAGTGAAGAAAGCATACTTCTTTGCCTGATTGACGTGTGGCTTGACAAG GTTGATAATGTCATTTCCACGCAAAGAAAGACATTTGCTCTAGCCCTTTCTATAATTCTAACGTTGAGAATGTCTCAAGTTCTTGATAAACTTGAGCAGATCCTTGG TGTATGCACAAGTGTGATATTGGGTGGAACCGAGGAGTTGACAGAAGAGGAATCAAG CCTTTTGCCATATAGTAGCGATAACATGCAATCTAGCAAGATGGAGGTCCCAAGCAAAGAATTACGGAGGAGACAG ATCAAGTTCTCTGACCCTATTAACCAAATTCCGCTGGAGAGTTCGCTCAAGGACAACCTCCAGACATGCTCTGCTCTCCATGGAGAATTGTTTAATACCGCTATGTCCAAAATTCATCCTTCCTCATTCGCTCAACTGAAACGCGCATTAAATATGCCATAA